The Capsicum annuum cultivar UCD-10X-F1 unplaced genomic scaffold, UCD10Xv1.1 ctg37422, whole genome shotgun sequence genome has a window encoding:
- the LOC124891563 gene encoding uncharacterized protein LOC124891563, with protein MRKVDAQRRRYVLQSFYIILVLGLLGPCPNFQMLLVSETIAILEAARYCVAHNVLNLILETDSLFLKNIITSTWKLPWSVTVELEEIGELLENLNVQVTHVMREGNQLADYLANSALEYIDIIVHSFNELDSQGMKIINSDKLQCPYLRVRAARRR; from the coding sequence atgagaaaggtggatgcccaaagaaggcgttaTGTACTGCAGTCCTTTTATAtaatattagttttgggtctgctggggccttgtcccaattttcagatgTTACTTGTTTCAGAGACTATTGCAATTCTGGAGGCCGCTAGATATTGTGTTGCTCATAATGTTCTCAATTTGATATTAGAAACTGATTCTTTgtttctaaaaaatataattacgaGTACCTGGAAGCTGCCATGGAGTGTAACTGTGGAATTGGAGGAAATAGGCGAGCTACTGGAGAATCTAAACGTCCAGGTGACTCATGTTATGAGGGAAGGCAACCAGCTTGCGGACTACTTGGCAAATAGTGCACTAGAATACATAGACATTATAGTGCACTCATTCAATGAGCTGGACTCGCAAGGAATGAAGATAATTAATAGCGACAAGCTTCAATGTCCATATTTGCGAGTTCGTGCtgcaagaagaagatga